Sequence from the Cyanobacteriota bacterium genome:
AGTTTTACGAGAAAGTATCCCGCATCATCTGTAGGTTAGCGAATCAGGGGATAATGACGACTAGGCACGGAGCAAAGATATGGCAGTTAAAGTATTGAACGATCGCTACGAAGTACAAAAGCAATTGGGTAAAAAAGCGAAGCAGCTTACCCTCTTAGGCCGTGATCTGCAAATGGACAGGCTAGTTGTGATCAAAATTTTAGGCTTAGATGCCTCAGAAGCAGCGATGATTGCTCGTTATGAACAGGAGATGGAAACACTAAGATCCCTGTCCCATCCTGCTATTCCGGTTTATATAGACTCCTTTCGGTATCCGCTCCGCAATGCTGAAGGGTTTGCGATCGTACAAGCCTACGTTCCCGCCCGTAACATGAGAGATTTACTCCGCCAAGGGCGAGTGTTTACCGAGTCAGAAGCTAAGCAAATTGCTAAGAATGCCCTTGATGCCTTGGTTTATCTTCATGGGCTATCGCCGCCCGTATTACACCGCAACATTAAGCCTAGTAACGTCCTTGTAGAGCTAGACTCAA
This genomic interval carries:
- a CDS encoding serine/threonine protein kinase, coding for MAVKVLNDRYEVQKQLGKKAKQLTLLGRDLQMDRLVVIKILGLDASEAAMIARYEQEMETLRSLSHPAIPVYIDSFRYPLRNAEGFAIVQAYVPARNMRDLLRQGRVFTESEAKQIAKNALDALVYLHGLSPPVLHRNIKPSNVLVELDSNNTVGQVSLLDFGSIQAAATLDDSSSKIMASYEYTAPEHFAGSPVFASDLYSLGTTLITALTGTHISELPRKGARILFEDAVNLSTEFADWLKRMTDPNLLTRLPSAQIALMTVLMM